A stretch of DNA from Saccharospirillum mangrovi:
ATTTCCGCAATTACGGCCGGCTCGATCTGACCGGCATCATCACCAAATCCAGTAACGTCGGCATGGCCCGGGTGGCGATGCAGCTCGACGGTCAACAGATGTGGGAAACCTTCTATGGCCTGGGTCTGGGTCAGACCACCGGCATCGGTTACCCCGGCGAAGCGACCGGACGTTTGCCCAATCCGCTGAACTGGCGACCGGTTGAACAGGGCGCGCTGTCGTACGGATATGGTCTGGCCGTTACGCCGCTGCAACTGGCGCAGGCGTACGCAACCTTGGCGAACGATGGCCGCCGCGTGAACGCGCGCATTTTGCTCGATACGCCGGTGCGTCCGGGCGAGCAAGTGGTGTCGCCGGAAGTGGCGCATGAAGTGCTGACGATGATGGAAACCGTGGTTACGCCCGCTGGCACCGGCAGTCGCGCTGCGCTCGATTGGTACAGTGTGGCCGGCAAAACCGGCACGGTGCACAAAGTCGGCGAGCAGGGTTACGAAGATCAAAAATACATTTCGTCGTTCGTCGGCATCGCTCCGGCGCATGATCCGCAAGTCGTGACGGTGGTGGTGATCAATGAACCGCCGACCGACCACTATTACGGCGGCGAAGTTCCCGCGCCGGTGTTCCGCGGCATCATGAATCAGGCATTGCCGCTGCTCGGCATTCAGCCCGACCGCATACCGGCGCAAGCGCGCCTGGAGAGTGGCTCATGATTCTGCTCTCAACCTGGTTGCCCGATCATCCCGAATTGGCCGGCGTGAAAGCGCTCGATTTGACGCTCGACAGCCGCGAAGTGCGTCGCGGCAGTGTCTTCGTGGCGCTCAAAGGCAGCGCGGTGGACGGCCACGATTACATCGACGCCGCTATCAACGCCGGTGCCGTAGCCGTGTTGGCCGAACACCCGGTGGGCGAACTCGCCGTGCCGGTTGTGGTGTTTGCCGATTTGCGCGCTCGCTTGGGCGAACTGGCGCATCGGTTTTTCGAGGCGCCGTCCGAACAGCTGAATATGATCGGCATTACCGGCACCAACGGTAAGACGTCGACCTGCCAGTACATCGCTCAGTCTTTCGATTTCCTTGGCCGCCGCTGCGGCATCATCGGCACCAACGGCCAGGGTTTGTGGGGCGCGTTGCAGCAAACCCAGAACACCACGCCGGATGTGATTCGACTGCACAAAGAACTGTCGCGTCAGTACGTGCAGGGCGGTCGCTATTGCGCCATGGAAGTGTCGTCGCACGGTCTGGATCAGGGTCGGGTCGACAGCGTGTGTTATCGCACCGCTGTGTTCACCAACCTCAGCCGCGACCATCTGGATTACCACGGCACCATGGAAAACTACGGCAACGCCAAATGGCGGCTGTTCCAGTGGCCAGGTCTGGTCAATGCGGTGGTGAATCTGGACGACGCCTGGGTGCGCGAACATCGCGACAGCATTCAGGCCGAACAGGTGCTGACTTACGGCGAATCCGCCGAGGCCGATGTGCGCGTTATCGCTTACCGCTGTCACCCGACCGGCTTGGACGCGCGCGTTGCCACGCCCTGGGGCGAAGCCGAACTGAATTTGCCATTGCTGGGTCGCTTTAACCTCAGCAATGCTCTGGCCGCCTTCGCAGTCCTGTTGTGCGAAAACGTACCGCTGTCGACGGCAGCGCGGGTGTTGTCGAACCTGCGCCCTGTCAGCGGCCGGATGGAAAAAATCGCCTTGCGCGACGGCGCTACTGTGGTGGTCGATTACGCCCACACACCGGATGCGTTGGAAAAAGCGCTGGCCGCTTGCCGTGATCATGTTCAAGGCCGGCTCGGCGTTATCTTCGGTTGCGGTGGCGATCGTGATCGCGGCAAGCGACCGGAAATGGCCGCCGTGGCGGAAGCCGGTGCCGACTTTGTGGTGATCACCGACGACAACCCGCGTTCGGAATCGTCCGCCAGCATTCTGGCCGACATCCGTGCTGGCTTTGTCGCGCCGGAAAAAGTGACCGTCATCGCTGACCGCCGCCAGGCCATTTACGACACCCTGAACCGCACCGGCGAAGACGATGTGGTGTTGATCGCTGGCAAAGGTCACGAGGCGTATCAGGAAATCGCCGGCGTGCGTCATGACTTCTCCGACCAGCAAACGGTTCGTGACTGGCAGGAGGCGCACCATGTGGACTGAGCCGCGTCTGAGCCAGTGGGCGAGTGCCGCCAACGGGCGTTTGTTGGGCAATGATCAAGTAGTCGGTCAGGTATCGACCGATAGCCGCGAACTGACGCCGGGTGATGTCTATGTCGCGCTCAAAGGCGAGCAGTTTGACGGCCACAGCTACGTTGAGGCCGCGCTCAAGCAAGGCGCAGCGGCCATCGTGGTTGAACAGGAAATGCCGGTCGATGCACCGCAACTTATTGTGCCGGATACGCGGCTGGCATTGGGACAACTGGCTGGTCTGCTGCGGCAGGCGTTTCCGGGTCAGGTGATCGCGTTAACCGGCAGCGCCGGCAAAACCTCAACCCGAGCGATGCTGCAACGCATTTTTGAACAGGACGCCGGGCTGCTGGCTACCGCTGGCAACTTCAATAACGACATCGGCGTACCCAAAACCTGGTTTCGAATTAACGACGAACATCGTCGCGTGCTGCTCGAGTTGGGCGCTAACGCTCAGGGCGAAATTGCCTGGACGGCGGGGTTCAGTCAGCCGTACATCAGCCTGTTACTGAACGCATCCGAAGCCCATTCCGAAGGCTTCGGTGGCCTGGATGGCGTGCGTCAGGCCAAGGGCGAAATCATTGACGGCACTCTGGCGGATGGTCATTGCGTATTGAATTGCGACGACCCGGCCTTTGCGCAGTGGCGCGAACGCGCTGGCTCTCGTTCGGTGTTGCGTTTTGGTCAGTCGGCCGAGGCCGAGGTGCGTCTGGACAGTTACGTCGCCACCGGTTTCGGCTCGATCTTTCAAGTGACATTGCCGGAAGGCGAAATCGAAGTGCGCTGGCCCATGCTGGGTCGGCACATGGCGTTGAATGCCGCCGCCGCTGCGGCCACGGCCTGGGTGGCGGGGATGTCGCTTAAATCGATCGTTCTGGGTCTGGCGCGTATGCAGCCCGAACCGGGACGGTTGCAGCCGTTGCCATCGTTGCACGGTGGTTTGCTGGTGGACGATTCCTACAACGCCAATCCGGCGTCGGTGCGCGCAGCCATCGATGTGCTGAGTGAAACGAGTGACGACACGGTGCTGGTGCTCGGCGATATGGCCGAACTCGGTACCGATGCCAACGAATTACACGCCGACGTTGGGCGTTACGCTAAAGGTCGCATCCGCGATGTCTGGACGCTGGGCAATTTGTCCCAGGCGACCAGCGCGGCCTTCGGTGGTGAACATTTTGAATCGCTGGATCGACTGGTGGCGGCGTTGCCATCCCGTCTGACTGAAAAGACCGCGGTGTTGGTGAAAGGATCACGCAGCGCGGCCATGGAAAGGGTGGTTGAAACCCTGAGAAGGAAAGCCTGATGTTTGTTTGGTTGACGCCTTTTTTGATGGAACTGCACAGCGGTTTTTCCGTGTTGCAGTACCTGACACTGCGCGCCATTTTCGGCGTGTTGACCGCGCTGGGTGTGTCTTTGCTGTTAGGCCCCTGGCTGATCCGCACGTTGCGCCAATATCAGATTGGTCAGTCGGTGCGCAGCGATGGTCCGCAAACGCATTTGAGCAAAGCCGGCACGCCCACCATGGGCGGCGCGCTGATTCTGATTTCCATCGTTATTTCCGCCTTGTTGTGGTCGGACCTGAGCAATCGCTACGTCTGGATCACCATCGGTGTGACCGCCGGTTTCGGCATCATCGGTTGGGTGGACGACTACCTCAAAGTCGTCAAACGCAACAGCAAGGGCTTGCCGGCGCGTACCAAATATCTGGCGCAATCGATGTTCGGTCTGGGTGCCGCCCTGGCGTTGTTTCTGACCGCAGGCGGCACCGTTGAAAACACTCTATATGTGCCGTTCTTTAAAGAAGTGGCGATTTCTCTAGGCGCCTTCTTCGTGGTGCTGACTTATTTCGTCATCGTCGGTACGTCCAACGCGGTCAATCTGACCGACGGTCTGGATGGTCTGGCGATTCTGCCGACGGTGTTGATCGCCGGTGCCCTGGGCGTGTTCGCCTACGTCGCGGGTAACAGCGTTTATTCCGATTATTTGCAGATTCCGTATGTGCTGGGTGCCGGTGAATTAATCGTACTTTGCGGCGCCATGGTTGGGTCGGGGCTGGGTTTTCTTTGGTTTAACACCTACCCGGCGCAGGTGTTTATGGGCGATGTCGGTTCACTGGCTCTGGGTGCGGCCCTGGGTGTGATTGCCGTCATCGTGCGGCAGGAATTGGTGCTGTTCATCATGGGCGGTGTCTTCGTTGCGGAAACCCTGTCGGTGATTCTGCAAGTCGCGTCGTTCAAGTTGACCGGCCGCCGCATTTTCCGCATGGCGCCGTTGCATCACCACTATGAATTGAAAGGCTGGCCCGAGCCTCGGGTCATTGTGCGTTTTTGGATCATCACCGTAATTTTGGTGCTGGTCGGTCTGGCTACGTTGAAGATTCGTTGAGATGAATGTGATCACTGCTACACGCAATTATCTGGTCGTCGGCTTGGGTGCCACAGGCTTGTCCTGTGTGCGCTTTTTGCGCGCGCGCGGCCAGAGCGTGGCGGTGGTCGACAGTCGCGCCACACCGCCGGGACTGGATGTGTTACAGCGCGATTTTCCCGATGTCGAACTGACCACGGGCGCGTTCTCGGCGGAACAATTAAAAAGCGCCGACATTCTGGTGATGAGCCCGGGTGTGCCGCTGGCAACACCGGCGATTAAGGCAGCCATCGATGCCGGTGTGCCGGTCACGTCGGACATCGAATTGTTTCACCAGAATTTTACCGGCCAGCTGGTGCTGATCACCGGCTCCAACGCCAAATCGACGGTTACTTCCTGGGTGGCCGATATGGCTCGGCTGGCGAACAAGGCTTATGTCGTCGGCGGCAATCTGGGCAAGCCGGCGCTGGAATTGCTCGATGAACCAGCCGATCTGGCGATTCTCGAACTGTCGAGTTTTCAGTTGGAATTGCTGCCGCCTTTGGTGTCGAGCGTGGCGACGGTGTTGAACGTCAGCGAAGACCATCTCGACCGTTACGACAGTTACGAGGCCTATCGGCAGGCCAAGCTGCGCATCTATCGCGGCGCGCAGCAAGTGGTGTTCAACCGCGCCGATGCACTGACGCAAGCGTCGCTGGAAACACCGGCGCGGTCTTTTGGTCTGGACGCTCCCAAGGGCGACGATTTTGGTTTGGTCGACGTCGCTGGCGATCTTTGCCTGGCGCAGGGCGAACAACCGTTGCTGCCGGCGAGTGAGGTGGCATTACCCGGTCGACACAATCTCGCTAACGCCCTGGCGAGTGTGGCGTTAGCCAGCGCTGTTGGCTTGCCGCAAGAAGCCATTCTGGCCTCGCTGCGCCGCTTCAAAGGTTTGCCGCATCGCTGTGAATTGGTGGCCACCAAAGCGGGCGTGCGCTACGTCAACGATTCCAAAGGCACCAACGTCGGCGCGACGCTGGCGGCGGTCGAAGGCCTGGGTCGCGAAGCACCGGGCACGCTGATTTTGTTGGTTGGCGGCCAGGGCAAAGACGCGGATTTCGCGCCGCTGGCAGCGCCGGTTAATGAATTGTGCAAGGCGGTTTTTGCTTACGGCGAAGATGGCGATTTGCTGGCGGCGGCCATCGGCCCGCTGACGCAACGCCTGGATACAATGCAGGACGCATTAACAGCGGCGCATCAAAGCGCCAGCGATGGTGACACTGTATTGTTGTCGCCGGCCTGCGCCAGCTTCGATCAATTTCGCAATTTCGAACACAGAGGCGAGCAGTTCCGCGCTCTGGTGGAGGCGCTGGCATGACCGCACAAGCGCGTTCATTTCCGTTACTGACCGACCGACTCAGCGCCGCCTATCAACCGCTGTGGCGCGGTGACCGCTGGTTGCTCGGCAGCAGCATCACGCTATTGATTCTGGGTGTGGTGATGATCGCCTCGGCGTCCATCGACATCAGTCAGCAGAATTTCGGTGTGCCGTATCACTACACCTTGCGGCATCTGATGTATCTCGCCCTCGGCGTCATGCTGGCTGCACTGGTGTCGGTGGTGCCCATGGTGGTGTGGCAGCGGTTGAGTGGTGTGTTTCTGATTGCGGCTTTGTTGCTGTTGGTGATCGTGCTGATTCCGGGTGTCGGCCGCGAAGTAAAAGGCAGCTGGCGCTGGATCGATTTAGGCCCGTTCGGCTTCCAGCCGTCGGAGTTGGGTAAAGGCGCCATCATTTTGTACGTCTCGGCGTATCTGGTGCGGCGTCGCGATGAAGTCATGACCCAGTTGTCGGGCTTTGTGAAACCACTGTTGGTGATGTCGGTGATGATCATGCTGCTGTTGCTGGAGCCGGATTTCGGCACGGTGGTGGTGGTGCTCGGCACCATTCTCGGCATGTTGTTTTTGGGTGGCGTGAAGGCCGGGCAATTCTTCCTGGCGATTCTCGCCGCCAGTGGCGCCATCACCATCATGGTGGCGTCGCAGACGTATCGGGTGCGGCGCGTACTGGCGTTCCTGGACCCTTGGTCGGCGGAAAATGTGTACGGCAGCGGCTATCAGCTGACGCAATCGTTGATCGCTTTTGGGCGTGGCGAATGGTTCGGCGTCGGCCTCGGTAATTCGATGCAGAAACTGTTTTACCTGCCCGAAGCGCACAACGATTTCATTCTCGCCATCGTCGGTGAAGAACTGGGTCTGGTCGGTGTGCTGTCGGTTTTGGTGCTGTTTGGCATTTTGATTCAGCGGATGTTTTTCATCGCCCGCCTGGCCGAGCGCAAAGGTTATTTGTTTGGCGCCTTTGTCAGTTATGGCATCGGTTTGCTGTTCGCGATTCAGGTGCTGATCAACATCGGCGTGAACACCGGCCTGTTGCCGACCAAGGGTTTGACGCTGCCGTTTTTGTCATCCGGCGGCACCAGTCTGCTGATTTGTTTGTCGCTGCTGGCGTTGGTTAATCGCGTCTACGGCGAAGCCCTGGCACGTGATGCCGAGGAGGCGACGTCATGAGTCGCATCCTGATCATGGCCGGTGGCACCGGTGGCCATATTTTCCCGGCCATGGCCGTTGCCGAAGCCTTGCAGGCCGAGGGCTATCAGGTGAGTTGGCTGGGTGCTAAGCGCGGTATGGAAACCGATTTGGTGCCGCGCGCGGGTTTTGATCTGCACACTTTGGGTGTGACCGCCTGGCAAGGCGGCGGTCTGCTGCGCAAGGTGACTGCACCGTTTAATTTGCTCGGCGCGCTGATGCAGGCGTTGGGTTTGTTGGGTCGATTAAAGCCAGCGGCGGTGATCGGCTTTGGCGGCTATGCCTCGGCACCGGGCGGCGTTGCGGCGCTGTTGCGTGGCATTCCGCTGGTATTGCACGAACAAAACGGCGTGCCGGGTTTGACCAACGCCAAGTTGGCCAAGCGTGCGACGCGTCTGTTGCAGGCGTTTCCGCGCACCTTTGTCGGCGATGTCGAAGTGGTCGGTAATCCGGTACGGCAGGCGCTGACGCAATTGGCACCGCCGGCTGAGCGCGGTTTGGGCGGCCACAGTCGGTTGCGGGTTTTGGTGATGGGCGGCAGTCAGGGTGCTCAGGCGTTGAACGAAACCGTGCCGGCGGCGATGGCGACATTGAGCTCGACCCAGCAGCCGGAAGTCTGGCATCAGGCCGGGCGTGGTAAGGCTAACGAAACTCAGGCGGCCTATAGCCAGGCCGGGGTTGAGGCGAGCGTGGTCGAGTTTGTTGACGACATGGCGAAGGCCTATCAGTGGGCCGATCTGGTGATTTGCCGCAGCGGTGCGTCAACGGTGTCGGAACTGGCGGCCGTTGGGGTGTACAGCCTGTTGGTGCCGTACCCCTGGCACAAGGATCGCCAACAGTATCGCAACGCCGATTGGCTGGTTTCAGAACAGGCTGCGGAGTTGTGTGATCAGGCGGATTTGACCGCCGACAGCCTGGGTGAGCGACTGGCCTATTGGCACGCTCACCGCGACGAATTGAAGGCCGGCGCCCAGCGTTGCTGGCGTTTGGGAATACGTGATTCGGCCCGGCGTGTGGTTCGGGTCGTCGATGAAATTTTAGTGGAGCAAGCCGCATGACGCGTCTGGATTTGAACAACGGCCAGGAATTTCCAATTCCGGAGATGCGCCGCATTCGCCGCATTCATTTTATCGGCATCGGTGGCGCAGGCATGTGCGGCATCGCCGAGGTGTTGCACAACCAGGGCTATGCGATCAGCGGTTCGGATTTGAAACTGAGTGCCGTCACCAAGCGCCTGGAAGACCTGGGCATGACGGTGTTTTACGGCCATGACGAAAGCAACGTCAGCGGCGCCGATGTCGTGGTGGTGTCCAGCGCGATCAATCCGGCCAACCCGGAAGTGAAGTGGGCGCTGGATCGCCGCGTGCCGGTGGTGCGTCGCGCCGAAATGCTGGCGGAGTTGATGCGTTATCGCCACGGCATTGCCATTGCCGGTACGCACGGCAAAACCACCACAACCTCTTTGATGGCGTCGGTCATGGCCAAAGGCGGCCTGGACCCGACCTTTGTGATTGGCGGCAAACTGAACAGCGCCGGTGCCAATGCGCGCTTGGGCACCAGTCGTTATCTGGTCGCTGAAGCCGATGAAAGCGATGCGTCGTTTCTGCATCTGCAACCGATGACCGCCATCGTCACCAACATCGATGCCGATCACATGGGCACCTACGAAGGCGACTTCGAACGGCTCAAAGACACCTACATCCAATTCCTGCACAACCTGCCGTTTTACGGTTTGGCGGTGCTGTGCATCGACGACGAACACGTGCGCTCCATTCTGCCGCGCCTGAGTCGGCAGTTCGTCACCTACGGATTCAGTGACGAGGCCGACTACCGGGCGGTGAACGTCCGTCAGCAAGGCATGGTGACTTACTTCAAAGTGGAGCGTCCGGCGGGTCAGTCGCCGCTCGACATTGCGCTGCACATGCCGGGCGACCACAACGTACTGAACGCCCTGGCGGTGATTGCCGTCGCCAGTGACGAAGGTGTGTCGGACGAAGGCATTCAGGCCGGTCTGAACGAATTCGACGGCGTCGGCCGCCGTTTCCAGGTGCAGGGCGAATTCGCCATTCCTGGCGGCAAAGTCATGTTGGTCGACGACTACGGCCATCACCCGCGTGAACTGGCGGTGACCTTCGATGCGATTCGTCGCGGCTGGCCGGACAAGCGGTTGGTGGTGCTGTTCCAACCACACCGCTACAGCCGCACGCGCGATCTGTACGAAGACTTTGTCGATGTGCTGTCCAAGGTTGACGTGCTGCTGTTGCTCGACGTCTACGCCGCTGGCGAAGAACCGATTCCCGGCGCCGATGGCCGCAGCCTGAGCCGCAGTTTGCGCATGCGCGGCAAGGTCGAACCGATTTTCATCGAACACCGCGACAAGGTGCTGGCCGCCTTGCCGGATATTTTGCAGGACGGCGATTTGCTGCTGACTCAGGGCGCGGGCGATGTCGGCGCGCTGTCGGCGGAAATCGCGCACGCTCAATTGGGGTTTAAAGCATGACGGCGGGCAAACAATTCAATCGCGTGGCGGTGCCGTACGGCGGCCTGTCGGCCGAACGCGAGGTCGCTTTGAACAGCGGCATGACGGTGATCCAGGCACTCAAAGACGCCGGCTACGACGTTGTCACGCACGATGTGACGGATAAAGCGGCGCTGGTTGAGTGGATCGGCCAGTTGGACGTCGATGTGGTCTTCCCGATGCTGCACGGTCGTGGCGGTGAAGACGGGCAGATCCAGGGTTTGCTGGAGTGGCATCGGCTGCCATACGTCGGCAGTGGTGTGCTCGGTTCGGCGCTGGCGATGGACAAATTGCGCGCCAAGTGGGTGTTTGCCAGCGCTGGTGTCGCCACGCCGCCGTTCGCGGTGATTCGCTCCGACGCCGAGCGCGAAGCGCTGCAAACACAACTGGAATATCCGGTCATGGTGAAGCCGGTGCACGAAGGTTCCAGCATCGGCATGAGCCGTGTTGATTCGGCCGAACAACTGGCCGCTGCCTGCACCGAAGCGTTTCGTTTCGACAGCGAAGTGATGATCGAACAGTTCATCGCTGGCAGCGAATACACCATCGGCATCGTTGGCGACATTGCCTTGCCGCCGATTCGACTGGAAGCGGCCAATACGTTCTACGACTACAACGCCAAATACTTGTCCGACGACACCCGCTACTTCCTGCCATGCGGCCTGGATGCGCAGCGCGAAGCGGCGATCAAAGAACTGGCGTTGCAGGCATTCCGCGCGCTCGGCTGTTACGGCTGGGGTCGGGTGGATTTGATGATGGATGAGGCCGGTCAGGCCATGGTGCTGGAAGTGAACACCATTCCGGGCATGACCGATCACAGCTTGCTGCCCAAGGCATCGCGGGCGCACGGCTGGGAGTTGCCGCAATTGATGCATGAAATTCTGGCGACGGTGGTGCTGCCGAAATGAACGACGCCCGCAAACGCAAACAGGGCGCCACCGTGCGCCGGCAGCCGCTGAACTGGCGGCGGCCTTTGCGTTATGGCTCGCGGGCGTTACTGGGCGGTATCGCTTTGGCGTTGGTGATTACGGTTGGCCGTTGGTTGGTGGGCCTGGAAGTGAGCTGGCAGCCGATGGCGTTGAACGATTGGCAGTTGGACGAAGTGCTGATTTATCAGAGCCGTGCCGATCTGGACCAGACCCTTTCGCACTATCAGGGCCGCAGCCTGCTGCTGATTTCGCCCGAAGCGGTGCGCAAAGATTTGGAAGCGTTGCCCTGGGTGTCGGACGCCCGGGTCAGCAAAGAATGGCCGGATCGGTTGCAGATTCATATTGATGAACACCAGCCGGTCGCCCGCTGGAACGGCGAGCAGGTGCTGAACAGCGATGGCGAACCGCTGACGCGGCCAGTGGCGGATCTGGTACTGGCCGATTTGCGCGGGCCGGAGGGGCAGGCCAAGCGGGTCATGGATCAGTACCTGCAATATTCCCGCGTCTTCGTCGACTCGGGTGTGCGTCTGGCGGGTGTGCGCATGCATCCGCGCGGCGCCTGGGATTTGCAGTTGGACAACGGCATTGAAGTGGCGCTGGGTTCCAGCGACATGCTGGACCGGACCACTCGGGTGGTGGCGCTGCTCGAACGCAGCCCACTGAACCTGACAGAGATTGACTATATAGACGCTCGTTACCCGAACGGTGTGGCCGTCGGGCGGCGGGCGAATCGCGAACCATCGGCTTGAGGTGAATCATGACATCGCCGTTGAAGGGAAAATTGATCGTCGGCCTGGACATTGGCACGTCCAAGGTGGTCGCCATCGTCGGTACGGTGACGGCGGACGGCGGCATCGAGATTGTCGGTCTCGGTTCGCATCCGTCGCGCGGGCTGAAGAAAGGCGTGGTGGTCAACATTGAATCGACCGTGCAGAGCATTCAGCGCGCGGTGGAAGAGGCTGAACTGATGTCCGGCTGTGACATTCATTCGGTCTACGTCGGCATTGCCGGCAGCCACATCAACAGCCTGAACAGTCACGGCATTGTCGCGATCAAAGAGAAAGAAGTGATCGAGGCAGATCTGGAACGGGTAATTGATGCCGCTCAGGCGGTCGCGATTCCGGCGGACCAGAAGATCCTGCACATCCTGCCGCAGGAATACATCATCGATAACCAGGAAGGCATCAAAGAGCCGCTGGGCATGTTCGGTGTGCGTCTGGAGGCCAAGGTGCATCTGGTGACCGGTGCGCAGAATGCAGTGCAGAACATCGAAAAATGTGTGCGCCGCTGCGGTCTGGAAGTGGATCAGATCATTCTCGAGCAACTGGCTTCGTCACAATCGGTACTGACTGATGATGAAAAAGAATTGGGCGTGTGCATGGTCGACATCGGCGGCGGCACCACCGATATGGCGATCTTCACCGAAGGCGCGATTCGCCACACGGCGGTGATTCCGATTGCCGGCGATCAGGTGACCAATGACATCGCCATGGCGTTCGCAACACCGACGCAGCATGCCGAAGAAATCAAGATCAAATACGCCTGTGCGCTGTCGCAACTGGCGGGCGAGCACGAAACCATCAAGGTGCCGTCGGTCGGTGATCGCAGTCCGCGCGAACTGACGCGTCAGGCGTTGGCTGAAGTGGTCGAGCCGCGCTACGAAGAGTTGTTCAACCTGGTTAAGGCGGAACTGCGTCGCAGCGGTTTCGAAGACATGATCCCGGCCGGCATCGTGTTGACCGGCGGCACCGCCAAGATGGAAGGCGCCGTCGAACTGGCCGAAGAAGTGTTTCACGTGCCGGTCCGGCTGGCGATTCCGCAAGGCATCTCGGGTTTGTCTGACGTGGTGTCAAACCCGATTCACGCCACTGGCGTTGGCTTGCTGCAGTACGGCTTGAAGCAGCTGCACAGCGGTGGTGCGGGGCAGGCGGTATCCAAGGGGCGTCACAACGAAGATGAACTCGGCGGTTGGGCGCGCTTTAAGCAGTGGGTTGCCGACAATTTTTAAGCGGTTTTTAACAGCAATTTTTAACGACAGCATTCAGGGCACGGACGCGAGTCCGTATTGAATATC
This window harbors:
- a CDS encoding UDP-N-acetylmuramoyl-L-alanyl-D-glutamate--2,6-diaminopimelate ligase gives rise to the protein MILLSTWLPDHPELAGVKALDLTLDSREVRRGSVFVALKGSAVDGHDYIDAAINAGAVAVLAEHPVGELAVPVVVFADLRARLGELAHRFFEAPSEQLNMIGITGTNGKTSTCQYIAQSFDFLGRRCGIIGTNGQGLWGALQQTQNTTPDVIRLHKELSRQYVQGGRYCAMEVSSHGLDQGRVDSVCYRTAVFTNLSRDHLDYHGTMENYGNAKWRLFQWPGLVNAVVNLDDAWVREHRDSIQAEQVLTYGESAEADVRVIAYRCHPTGLDARVATPWGEAELNLPLLGRFNLSNALAAFAVLLCENVPLSTAARVLSNLRPVSGRMEKIALRDGATVVVDYAHTPDALEKALAACRDHVQGRLGVIFGCGGDRDRGKRPEMAAVAEAGADFVVITDDNPRSESSASILADIRAGFVAPEKVTVIADRRQAIYDTLNRTGEDDVVLIAGKGHEAYQEIAGVRHDFSDQQTVRDWQEAHHVD
- a CDS encoding UDP-N-acetylmuramoyl-tripeptide--D-alanyl-D-alanine ligase — encoded protein: MWTEPRLSQWASAANGRLLGNDQVVGQVSTDSRELTPGDVYVALKGEQFDGHSYVEAALKQGAAAIVVEQEMPVDAPQLIVPDTRLALGQLAGLLRQAFPGQVIALTGSAGKTSTRAMLQRIFEQDAGLLATAGNFNNDIGVPKTWFRINDEHRRVLLELGANAQGEIAWTAGFSQPYISLLLNASEAHSEGFGGLDGVRQAKGEIIDGTLADGHCVLNCDDPAFAQWRERAGSRSVLRFGQSAEAEVRLDSYVATGFGSIFQVTLPEGEIEVRWPMLGRHMALNAAAAAATAWVAGMSLKSIVLGLARMQPEPGRLQPLPSLHGGLLVDDSYNANPASVRAAIDVLSETSDDTVLVLGDMAELGTDANELHADVGRYAKGRIRDVWTLGNLSQATSAAFGGEHFESLDRLVAALPSRLTEKTAVLVKGSRSAAMERVVETLRRKA
- the mraY gene encoding phospho-N-acetylmuramoyl-pentapeptide-transferase: MFVWLTPFLMELHSGFSVLQYLTLRAIFGVLTALGVSLLLGPWLIRTLRQYQIGQSVRSDGPQTHLSKAGTPTMGGALILISIVISALLWSDLSNRYVWITIGVTAGFGIIGWVDDYLKVVKRNSKGLPARTKYLAQSMFGLGAALALFLTAGGTVENTLYVPFFKEVAISLGAFFVVLTYFVIVGTSNAVNLTDGLDGLAILPTVLIAGALGVFAYVAGNSVYSDYLQIPYVLGAGELIVLCGAMVGSGLGFLWFNTYPAQVFMGDVGSLALGAALGVIAVIVRQELVLFIMGGVFVAETLSVILQVASFKLTGRRIFRMAPLHHHYELKGWPEPRVIVRFWIITVILVLVGLATLKIR
- the murD gene encoding UDP-N-acetylmuramoyl-L-alanine--D-glutamate ligase, which translates into the protein MNVITATRNYLVVGLGATGLSCVRFLRARGQSVAVVDSRATPPGLDVLQRDFPDVELTTGAFSAEQLKSADILVMSPGVPLATPAIKAAIDAGVPVTSDIELFHQNFTGQLVLITGSNAKSTVTSWVADMARLANKAYVVGGNLGKPALELLDEPADLAILELSSFQLELLPPLVSSVATVLNVSEDHLDRYDSYEAYRQAKLRIYRGAQQVVFNRADALTQASLETPARSFGLDAPKGDDFGLVDVAGDLCLAQGEQPLLPASEVALPGRHNLANALASVALASAVGLPQEAILASLRRFKGLPHRCELVATKAGVRYVNDSKGTNVGATLAAVEGLGREAPGTLILLVGGQGKDADFAPLAAPVNELCKAVFAYGEDGDLLAAAIGPLTQRLDTMQDALTAAHQSASDGDTVLLSPACASFDQFRNFEHRGEQFRALVEALA
- the ftsW gene encoding putative lipid II flippase FtsW — encoded protein: MTAQARSFPLLTDRLSAAYQPLWRGDRWLLGSSITLLILGVVMIASASIDISQQNFGVPYHYTLRHLMYLALGVMLAALVSVVPMVVWQRLSGVFLIAALLLLVIVLIPGVGREVKGSWRWIDLGPFGFQPSELGKGAIILYVSAYLVRRRDEVMTQLSGFVKPLLVMSVMIMLLLLEPDFGTVVVVLGTILGMLFLGGVKAGQFFLAILAASGAITIMVASQTYRVRRVLAFLDPWSAENVYGSGYQLTQSLIAFGRGEWFGVGLGNSMQKLFYLPEAHNDFILAIVGEELGLVGVLSVLVLFGILIQRMFFIARLAERKGYLFGAFVSYGIGLLFAIQVLINIGVNTGLLPTKGLTLPFLSSGGTSLLICLSLLALVNRVYGEALARDAEEATS
- the murG gene encoding undecaprenyldiphospho-muramoylpentapeptide beta-N-acetylglucosaminyltransferase; its protein translation is MSRILIMAGGTGGHIFPAMAVAEALQAEGYQVSWLGAKRGMETDLVPRAGFDLHTLGVTAWQGGGLLRKVTAPFNLLGALMQALGLLGRLKPAAVIGFGGYASAPGGVAALLRGIPLVLHEQNGVPGLTNAKLAKRATRLLQAFPRTFVGDVEVVGNPVRQALTQLAPPAERGLGGHSRLRVLVMGGSQGAQALNETVPAAMATLSSTQQPEVWHQAGRGKANETQAAYSQAGVEASVVEFVDDMAKAYQWADLVICRSGASTVSELAAVGVYSLLVPYPWHKDRQQYRNADWLVSEQAAELCDQADLTADSLGERLAYWHAHRDELKAGAQRCWRLGIRDSARRVVRVVDEILVEQAA